A part of Molothrus aeneus isolate 106 chromosome 10, BPBGC_Maene_1.0, whole genome shotgun sequence genomic DNA contains:
- the RPL22L1 gene encoding ribosomal protein eL22-like produces MAPQKDRKSKKSTWKFCLDLTHPVEDGIFDSGNFEQFLKEKVKVNGKTGNLGNTVHIERLKNKITVTSEKQFSKRYLKYLTKKYLKKNNLRDWLRVVASDKETYELRYFQISQDEEGSESEE; encoded by the exons ATGGCGCCG CAAAAGGACCGAAAGTCCAAAAAGTCAACCTGGAAGTTTTGCCTTGACCTGACCCATCCTGTGGAAGATGGAATCTTTGATTCCGGGAATTTT GAGCAGTTCCTAAAGGAGAAGGTTAAGGTCAATGGGAAAACTGGAAACTTGGGCAACACCGTTCACATTGAACGTCTGAAGAACAAGATCACAGTAACGTCAGAGAAGCAGTTTTCTAAAAG GTACCTGAAATACCTGACCAAGAAGTACCTGAAGAAGAACAACCTGCGGGACTGGCTGCGCGTGGTGGCGTCCGACAAGGAGACGTACGAGCTGCGCTACTTCCAGATCAGCCAGGACGAGGAGGGCTCCGAGTCCGAGGAGtga